Proteins from a single region of Haloterrigena alkaliphila:
- a CDS encoding aminomethyltransferase family protein, translated as MTVIESIHADHGATFGERDGRRIVEHFGRPERTHRAVRNGVGLIEMAYGVIVVEGEDRLEYVDNVVSNRVPDEDGRGCYALVLDPQGGIEVELYIYNAGERLLLFTPPSKADPLAEDWSEKVFIQDVEIRVATDDYAIFGVHGPTATEKVASVLNGAASPDERYTFVRGTMGDEGVTVVRTDALTGEESYEVICAADDAEAVHDTLETQGLNAAPFGYRTFESLALEAGSPLFETELEGTLPNVLGLRNALDWEKGCYVGQEVVSRVENRGQPSRKLVGLTLETGAGGETESSAVPDAGAAVFDGDASVGDVTRAGESPLLEDVIALALVDYGLESEALTVRVGGEEVPATVTELPFIEGSDRSDRLPQYQ; from the coding sequence ATGACCGTCATCGAGTCCATTCACGCGGATCACGGGGCCACGTTCGGCGAGCGGGACGGGCGCAGGATCGTCGAACACTTCGGACGGCCCGAACGCACCCACCGCGCGGTCCGTAACGGCGTAGGCCTGATCGAGATGGCCTACGGCGTGATCGTCGTCGAGGGCGAGGACCGACTGGAGTACGTCGACAACGTCGTCTCGAATCGCGTGCCCGACGAGGACGGGCGAGGCTGTTACGCGCTCGTCCTCGACCCGCAGGGCGGTATCGAGGTCGAACTCTACATTTACAACGCGGGCGAGCGCCTCCTCCTCTTCACGCCGCCCTCGAAGGCCGACCCGCTGGCCGAGGACTGGTCCGAGAAGGTGTTCATTCAGGACGTCGAGATCCGCGTCGCGACCGACGACTACGCCATCTTCGGCGTCCACGGGCCGACGGCCACCGAGAAGGTCGCCAGCGTGCTCAACGGCGCCGCATCGCCCGACGAGCGCTACACCTTCGTCCGGGGGACGATGGGCGACGAGGGCGTGACCGTCGTCCGCACCGACGCGCTGACCGGCGAGGAGAGCTACGAGGTGATCTGCGCGGCCGACGACGCCGAAGCCGTCCACGACACCCTCGAGACGCAGGGGCTCAACGCCGCCCCCTTCGGCTACCGGACCTTCGAGAGCCTCGCGCTCGAGGCCGGGTCGCCCCTCTTCGAGACCGAACTCGAGGGGACGCTCCCCAACGTGCTCGGCCTGCGCAACGCGCTCGACTGGGAGAAGGGCTGTTACGTCGGGCAGGAGGTCGTCTCCCGCGTCGAGAACCGCGGCCAACCCAGCCGGAAACTGGTGGGGTTGACCCTCGAGACCGGTGCGGGCGGCGAGACCGAATCGTCAGCGGTCCCCGACGCCGGCGCGGCCGTTTTCGACGGCGACGCGTCTGTCGGCGACGTGACCCGCGCCGGCGAGAGCCCGCTGCTCGAGGACGTCATCGCGCTCGCGCTCGTCGACTACGGCCTCGAGAGCGAGGCGCTGACGGTCCGCGTCGGCGGCGAGGAGGTCCCCGCGACGGTAACCGAACTGCCGTTCATCGAGGGATCGGATCGGTCGGATCGACTGCCGCAGTACCAGTAG
- a CDS encoding DUF6432 family protein has protein sequence MRAKREYRDRAETEVAVLDALVDRTEEGMSVFELRAAVEVDIDELEDALSTLKDDGLIVVESGGSDTVIKPDDRVIPEAPTDEPDDQSIVDWLRERLPF, from the coding sequence ATGAGAGCAAAGCGGGAGTACCGGGACCGGGCCGAGACGGAGGTGGCGGTACTCGACGCGCTCGTCGACCGGACCGAGGAAGGAATGAGCGTCTTCGAACTCCGCGCGGCCGTCGAGGTCGACATCGACGAACTCGAGGACGCCCTGTCGACGCTGAAGGACGACGGCCTGATCGTCGTCGAGTCCGGGGGGAGCGACACGGTGATCAAACCCGACGACAGGGTCATTCCCGAGGCACCGACCGACGAGCCCGACGACCAGTCGATCGTCGACTGGCTCCGCGAGCGGCTTCCCTTTTGA
- a CDS encoding DUF7093 family protein — translation MALRCSLLGHDYGETEVDREREERGSEVVVTVQEYEECDRCGDRNVISENTEVTSLSAGTDADLRPDEPELESTTDGDADAVESAADAADGEPDADTDEDAEFIDADEAAPATAAAADTDDEEFDVPTDENGDPVTDDGEILEDDDEDPKPDRDRDHGEWPDSDDVGPPVGSENEPTDWPDDDAPADAPTDDPVDDDPDPATDDAVVLEDDSNPIGNSGESPAAADARSVTADPSTTTEPAASGSEPARTGSTDGTGAGSGIERATSATPPGQGDGPRDDVPTEFYCPRCEYVAAGDRGSLRAGDICPECRKGYLGERERR, via the coding sequence ATGGCCCTTCGATGTTCGCTGCTCGGACACGACTACGGGGAGACCGAAGTCGACCGCGAGCGCGAGGAACGGGGCAGCGAAGTCGTCGTAACCGTCCAGGAGTACGAGGAGTGTGACCGCTGTGGTGACCGCAACGTCATCAGCGAGAACACCGAAGTAACGAGCCTCTCTGCCGGAACGGACGCCGATTTGCGCCCCGACGAACCCGAACTCGAGTCCACGACCGACGGCGATGCGGACGCCGTCGAATCAGCCGCCGACGCCGCGGACGGCGAACCCGACGCCGACACCGACGAGGATGCCGAATTCATCGACGCCGACGAGGCGGCTCCGGCGACCGCCGCCGCGGCCGATACGGACGACGAGGAGTTCGACGTCCCGACCGACGAGAACGGCGACCCGGTGACCGACGACGGCGAGATCCTCGAAGACGACGACGAGGATCCGAAGCCGGACCGCGACCGCGACCACGGCGAGTGGCCCGACTCCGACGACGTCGGTCCGCCGGTCGGCAGCGAGAACGAACCGACCGACTGGCCCGACGACGACGCCCCGGCCGACGCCCCCACCGACGACCCGGTCGACGACGACCCGGACCCGGCCACTGACGACGCGGTGGTCCTCGAGGACGACTCGAATCCGATCGGGAACTCGGGCGAGTCCCCCGCGGCGGCCGACGCCAGATCGGTGACCGCGGATCCGTCGACCACGACCGAACCCGCAGCGAGCGGAAGCGAGCCAGCACGGACCGGGTCGACCGACGGCACGGGTGCCGGAAGCGGAATCGAGCGTGCGACGTCGGCGACGCCGCCCGGCCAGGGCGACGGCCCGCGCGACGACGTGCCCACCGAGTTCTACTGCCCGCGGTGTGAGTACGTCGCGGCCGGCGACCGCGGTTCGCTGCGCGCCGGCGACATCTGTCCCGAGTGCCGGAAGGGCTACCTCGGCGAGCGCGAACGGCGCTGA